From a single Pelmatolapia mariae isolate MD_Pm_ZW linkage group LG20, Pm_UMD_F_2, whole genome shotgun sequence genomic region:
- the LOC134619296 gene encoding filamin-A-like: MLRNAHIGISFVSKEIGEHLVNIKKNGRHVPSSPIAVMIKQSGIGDVSRVSGPGLTEDRTFQPAEFIVMQVVRLSISSYSG; encoded by the exons ATGCTGCGTAACGCTCACATTG GAATCTCCTTTGTTTCCAAGGAGATTGGTGAGCACCTTGTTAACATCAAGAAGAACGGCCGTCATGTTCCCAGCAGCCCAATTGCTGTTATGATCAAGCAGTCAGGGATTGGTGATGTGAGCCGTGTGAGTGGACCGGGGCTGACCGAGGACAGGACCTTTCAGCCTGCAGAGTTCATCGTGATGCAG GTTGTTAGGCTGTCGATATCCTCCTACAGCGGCTGA